From Jaculus jaculus isolate mJacJac1 chromosome 19, mJacJac1.mat.Y.cur, whole genome shotgun sequence, a single genomic window includes:
- the LOC101612902 gene encoding osteocalcin produces MRTLTLLTLLALSALCLSGPAGAKPSSQESDKGAAFMSKQEGSEVVKRLRRYVDQGQGQGVPDPLEPQREVCELNPNCDELADHIGFQDAYQRFYGTTA; encoded by the exons ATGAGGACGCTCACTCTGCTCACCCTGCTGGCTCTGTCCGCACTCTGCCTCTCTGGCCCAGCAG GTGCGAAGCCCAGTAGCCAGGAGTCTGACAAAGGTGCAG CCTTCATGTCTAAGCAGGAGGGAAGCGAGGTAGTAAAGAGACTCCGGCGCTACGTGGACCAAGGGCAAGGGCAGGG AGTGCCAGATCCCCTAGAGCCCCAGAGGGAGGTTTGCGAGCTCAACCCCAACTGTGACGAGCTGGCGGATCACATCGGCTTCCAGGATGCCTACCAGCGTTTCTACGGCACCACTGCCTAG
- the Paqr6 gene encoding membrane progestin receptor delta, translating into MLSLKLPQLLRVHQVPRVFWEDGIMSGYRRPTSSALDCVLSSFQMTNETVNIWTHFLPTWYFVWRLLALAGGPGFRAEPYHWPLLVFLLPACLYPFASCCAHTFSSMSPRARHICYFLDYGALSLYSLGCAFPYAAYSMPASWLHSPLHRLFVPTAVLNSFLCTGLSCYSRFPELENPGFSKALRTAAFAYPFLFDNLPLFYRLWLCWGRAGCGPEALSSSHSHHLLCALLAGLLFTARLPERLAPGCFDYIGHSHQLFHICAILGTHFQLEAVLVDMRSRRAWLATQEPPLGLEGMVTMLGLVVAGNLLIIITFTASLLRAPGTCPLLQGGQPEGGPQAKQQ; encoded by the exons ATGCTCAGTCTCAAGCTGCCCCAACTCCTTCGAGTTCATCAGGTCCCTCGG GTGTTCTGGGAGGATGGCATCATGTCTGGCTACCGTCGCCCCACCAGCTCGGCCTTGGACTGCGTACTTAGCTCCTTCCAGATGACCAACGAGACGGTCAACATCTGGACTCACTTCCTGCCCACCTG GTACTTCGTGTGGCGCCTCCTGGCGCTGGCGGGGGGCCCGGGCTTCCGCGCCGAGCCGTACCACTGGCCGCTGCTCGTCTTCCTGCTGCCCGCCTGCCTCTACCCCTTCGCGTCGTGCTGCGCGCACACCTTCAGCTCCATGTCGCCGCGCGCCCGCCACATCTGCTACTTCCTAGACTACGGGGCGCTCAGCCTGTACAGCCTGG GCTGCGCCTTCCCCTATGCCGCCTACTCCATGCCGGCCTCCTGGCTGCACAGCCCCCTGCACCGGCTCTTCGTGCCCACCGCTGTACTCAACTCCTTCCTGTGCACCGGCCTCTCCTGCTACTCGCG GTTCCCGGAGCTAGAAAACCCAGGGTTTAGCAAGGCCCTCCGCACAGCCGCCTTTGCCTATCCCTTCCTGTTTGACAACCTCCCGCTCTTCTACCGG CTCTGGCTGTGCTGGGGCCGAGCCGGCTGTGGGCCGGAGGCCCTGAGCTCCAGCCACAGCCACCACCTCCTCTGTGCACTGCTCGCTGGCCTCCTCTTCACAGCCCGCCTGCCCGAGCGCCTGGCACCCGGATGCTTTGACTATATAG GCCACAGCCACCAGCTGTTCCACATCTGTGCGATACTGGGCACCCACTTCCAGCTGGAGGCGGTGCTGGTGGATATGAGATCCCGTCGGGCCTGGTTGGCCACACAGGAGCCTCCCCTGGGCCTGGAAGGCATGGTGACTATGTTGGGACTGGTGGTGGCTGGGAACCTGCTCATCATCATCACCTTCACAGCCTCCCTGCTTCGGGCCCCTGGAACTTGTCCCTTGCTGCAGGGTGGCCAGCCAGAGGGGGGACCCCAGGCCAAACAACAGTGA